The following are encoded in a window of Streptomyces sp. Go-475 genomic DNA:
- a CDS encoding ATP-binding cassette domain-containing protein, with translation MSEAALVALRGASFAYEDGPAVLSGLDFEIREGRALALLGRNGSGKTTLMRLLSGGLRPLEGRLTVDGRPVTYDRGGLTRLRTTVQLVVQDPDDQLFAASVEQDVSFGPLNLGLDDAEVRARVAEALDALDIAALADRPTHLLSYGQRKRTAIAGAVAMRPRVLVLDEPTAGLDPDGQERLLGTLDGLRARGTTVVMATHDVDLALRWADDAALLTPSGVRTGPAPAALARTDLLREAGLRLPWGAAAAELLRAQGVLTESAPGPRTPDELAALAAGQRLRTAGSGG, from the coding sequence ATGAGCGAGGCCGCCCTGGTCGCCCTGCGGGGCGCGTCCTTCGCCTACGAGGACGGCCCGGCCGTGCTCAGCGGCCTCGACTTCGAGATCCGCGAGGGGCGCGCGCTCGCGCTGCTCGGCCGCAACGGCAGCGGCAAGACCACGCTGATGCGGCTGCTCAGCGGCGGACTGAGGCCGCTCGAGGGCCGGCTGACGGTCGACGGGCGGCCGGTGACGTACGACCGCGGGGGCCTGACCCGGCTGCGGACGACCGTCCAGCTGGTGGTGCAGGACCCGGACGACCAGCTGTTCGCGGCCTCGGTCGAGCAGGACGTGTCGTTCGGGCCGCTGAACCTCGGCCTGGACGACGCGGAGGTGCGGGCGCGGGTGGCGGAGGCGCTCGACGCCCTGGACATCGCCGCCCTGGCCGACCGGCCCACCCATCTGCTCTCCTACGGGCAGCGCAAGCGGACCGCCATCGCCGGCGCGGTCGCCATGCGGCCCCGGGTCCTCGTCCTCGACGAGCCGACGGCCGGACTCGACCCCGACGGCCAGGAACGGCTCCTCGGCACGCTCGACGGGCTCCGCGCCCGGGGCACCACGGTCGTGATGGCCACCCACGACGTCGACCTCGCCCTGCGCTGGGCCGACGACGCGGCGCTCCTCACCCCGTCCGGCGTGCGCACCGGGCCCGCGCCGGCGGCACTGGCCCGCACCGATCTGCTCCGGGAGGCGGGGCTGCGGCTGCCGTGGGGCGCCGCCGCGGCGGAACTGCTCCGCGCTCAGGGCGTGCTGACGGAGTCGGCGCCGGGCCCGCGTACGCCGGACGAGCTGGCCGCCCTCGCGGCGGGGCAGCGGCTGCGGACGGCCGGGAGCGGCGGCTGA
- the cbiQ gene encoding cobalt ECF transporter T component CbiQ, whose protein sequence is MLPIDAAAHGSRWRRRHPVDKAVLGLGLTALAVSLPPWPGAALVLVAALSLLLGPAGVPGRRLWRAYRVPLGFCVTGALTLLVQIGGPGDFVSLAGDGPVRAAELLLRTSAASLGVLLFAFTTPMSDLLPRLVRAGVPAPVVDVALVTYRMSFLLLDSVRRVRDAQAARLGHTSRAAEWRSLAGLGATAFVRAFDRAARLQAGLAGRGYDGTLRVLLPEARVSVRFTTASCALLAALAVLTFVLERPLT, encoded by the coding sequence GTGCTGCCGATCGACGCGGCGGCGCACGGCAGTCGCTGGCGCCGCCGCCACCCCGTGGACAAGGCCGTGCTCGGACTCGGCCTCACCGCGCTGGCGGTCTCCCTGCCGCCCTGGCCGGGCGCGGCCCTGGTGCTCGTGGCGGCGCTGTCCCTGCTGCTGGGTCCGGCCGGTGTGCCCGGGCGGCGGCTGTGGCGGGCCTACCGGGTGCCGCTCGGCTTCTGCGTCACCGGCGCGCTCACCCTGCTCGTCCAGATCGGCGGGCCGGGGGACTTCGTCTCCCTCGCCGGTGACGGGCCGGTGCGGGCCGCCGAGTTGCTGCTGCGCACCTCGGCGGCCTCCCTGGGCGTGCTGCTGTTCGCCTTCACCACGCCGATGTCCGACCTGCTGCCCCGCCTGGTGCGGGCGGGCGTGCCCGCGCCCGTCGTCGACGTCGCCCTGGTGACGTACCGGATGAGCTTCCTGCTCCTGGACTCCGTGCGCCGCGTCCGGGACGCCCAGGCCGCCCGGCTCGGGCACACCAGCCGGGCCGCGGAGTGGCGGTCCCTGGCCGGGCTGGGCGCCACCGCGTTCGTCCGGGCCTTCGACCGGGCGGCCCGCCTCCAGGCCGGTCTCGCCGGGCGCGGCTACGACGGCACCCTGCGCGTCCTGCTGCCCGAGGCCCGGGTCTCCGTCCGTTTCACCACGGCCAGTTGCGCGCTCCTCGCGGCGCTGGCCGTCCTCACCTTCGTGCTGGAAAGGCCGCTGACATGA
- a CDS encoding energy-coupling factor ABC transporter substrate-binding protein has product MSRNTKINLVLLAVVAALAVLPLALGLGDHRKEPFTGADAQAETAITELDPGYEPWFSPLYEPPSGEIESALFALQAAIGAGVLAYYFGLRRGRRQGEERAAARQQAADGGAVGVPGESPAEGA; this is encoded by the coding sequence ATGAGCCGGAACACGAAGATCAACCTGGTGCTGCTGGCCGTCGTGGCCGCGCTCGCCGTGCTGCCGCTCGCGCTCGGTCTCGGCGACCACAGGAAAGAGCCGTTCACCGGCGCCGACGCCCAGGCGGAGACGGCGATCACCGAGCTGGACCCGGGCTACGAGCCCTGGTTCTCACCGCTGTACGAGCCGCCGTCCGGGGAGATCGAGTCGGCGCTGTTCGCCCTCCAGGCGGCGATCGGCGCGGGCGTCCTCGCCTACTACTTCGGCCTGCGGCGCGGCCGCCGCCAGGGCGAGGAACGGGCCGCGGCCCGTCAACAGGCCGCTGACGGGGGCGCCGTGGGCGTCCCCGGGGAGTCCCCGGCCGAAGGGGCCTGA
- a CDS encoding energy-coupling factor ABC transporter permease produces MHIAEGFLPPAHAVAWSVASAPFVVHGVRSLTREVREHPESTLLLGASGAFTFVLSALKLPSVTGSCSHPTGTGLGAILFRPPIMAVLGTITLLFQALLLAHGGLTTLGANVFSMAIVGPWAGYAVYKLLRRSNAPLMVAVFAGAFVADLSTYCVTSVQLALAFPDPGSGFLGALGKFGSIFAVTQIPLAVSEGLLTVLVMRLLVQSSKGELTRLGVLLAKKQTRTETEAVAR; encoded by the coding sequence ATGCACATTGCCGAGGGTTTCCTGCCTCCGGCGCACGCGGTCGCCTGGAGCGTCGCGTCGGCGCCGTTCGTCGTCCACGGAGTCCGGTCGCTCACCCGTGAGGTGCGCGAGCACCCCGAGAGCACACTGCTCCTCGGTGCCTCCGGCGCCTTCACGTTCGTCCTGTCCGCCCTGAAACTGCCGTCCGTCACCGGCAGTTGCTCCCACCCCACCGGCACGGGTCTGGGGGCCATCCTGTTCCGCCCGCCCATCATGGCGGTGCTGGGCACCATCACCCTGCTCTTCCAGGCCCTGCTGCTCGCGCACGGCGGCCTCACCACGCTCGGCGCCAACGTCTTCTCCATGGCGATCGTCGGGCCCTGGGCCGGATACGCCGTGTACAAGCTGCTGCGGCGCTCCAACGCGCCGCTGATGGTCGCGGTGTTCGCCGGCGCGTTCGTCGCCGACCTGTCCACCTACTGCGTCACCAGCGTGCAGCTGGCGCTCGCCTTCCCCGACCCGGGCAGCGGATTCCTCGGCGCGCTCGGCAAGTTCGGTTCCATCTTCGCCGTCACGCAGATCCCGCTCGCGGTGAGCGAGGGCCTGCTGACCGTGCTCGTGATGCGGCTGCTGGTGCAGTCGAGCAAGGGCGAACTGACCCGGCTGGGTGTGCTCCTCGCCAAGAAGCAGACCCGGACCGAGACCGAGGCGGTGGCCCGATGA
- a CDS encoding MFS transporter — translation MTDRISRVLPRRSSPTPKAPRAPRESTWRLWKDLSPLLRLLILTQLAFNIGFYAVLPFLAEHLGTAIGMAGWLVGFVLGLRTFSQQGLFVVGGWLVDRWGVRPVVLAGCVLRVAGFAWLGYAAASWAVIGAVLVIGFAAALFSPAVESEVARQAVAWEEEGHGPRTRVLALFSVAGQAGAFVGPLLGALLLAVDFRTACLAGAAVFVLVLAGHLWLMPQHIPGRVRVRKGGGARVLLRNRRFLALCCAYGTYLLAYNQLYLALPDEVQRAAGSQAPLSWLFALSSVLVVFAQLPVTRWAGDRLDLRRSMAAGLLLIASGFAVVAAARPAGWTGTAGLLPAAGFVVLLTVGQMLVVPAARAWVPDLAEEGRLGLYMGALSSVSGLIVLVGSAATGSLLDSGLPAAVPWLVLAAVPALAVALLPRREGRAAPAA, via the coding sequence ATGACCGACCGCATATCCCGCGTGCTGCCCCGCCGAAGCTCCCCTACGCCCAAGGCCCCCCGCGCCCCGCGCGAGAGCACCTGGCGGCTGTGGAAGGACCTGTCCCCGCTGCTGCGGCTGCTGATCCTCACCCAGCTCGCCTTCAACATCGGCTTCTACGCCGTCCTGCCGTTCCTCGCCGAGCACCTCGGCACCGCCATCGGCATGGCGGGCTGGCTGGTCGGGTTCGTCCTCGGGCTGCGCACCTTCAGCCAGCAGGGGCTGTTCGTGGTCGGTGGCTGGCTCGTCGACCGGTGGGGCGTGCGTCCGGTCGTGCTGGCCGGCTGCGTGCTGCGCGTCGCCGGGTTCGCGTGGCTCGGATACGCGGCGGCGAGCTGGGCCGTGATCGGGGCGGTGCTGGTGATCGGTTTCGCCGCCGCGCTGTTCTCCCCCGCCGTGGAGTCCGAGGTGGCCCGCCAGGCGGTGGCCTGGGAGGAGGAGGGGCACGGCCCGCGCACGCGTGTGCTCGCCCTGTTCAGCGTGGCGGGGCAGGCCGGGGCCTTCGTCGGGCCGCTGCTCGGCGCGCTGCTGCTCGCCGTCGACTTCCGCACCGCGTGCCTGGCCGGCGCCGCGGTCTTCGTGCTCGTCCTCGCGGGACACCTGTGGCTGATGCCGCAGCACATCCCCGGCCGGGTCCGCGTCCGGAAGGGGGGTGGGGCGCGCGTGCTGCTGCGCAACCGCCGCTTCCTGGCCCTGTGCTGCGCGTACGGGACGTACCTGCTCGCCTACAACCAGCTGTACCTGGCGCTGCCGGACGAGGTGCAGCGCGCGGCGGGCTCCCAGGCGCCGCTGTCCTGGCTGTTCGCCCTGTCGTCGGTGCTCGTGGTGTTCGCCCAGCTCCCGGTGACCCGCTGGGCGGGCGACCGGCTCGACCTGCGCCGCTCCATGGCCGCCGGGCTGCTGTTGATCGCGTCGGGCTTCGCGGTGGTGGCCGCCGCCCGTCCCGCCGGGTGGACGGGCACGGCCGGGCTGCTGCCGGCCGCCGGGTTCGTCGTGCTGCTCACCGTGGGGCAGATGCTGGTGGTGCCCGCCGCCCGCGCCTGGGTCCCCGACCTCGCCGAGGAGGGCCGTCTCGGCCTGTACATGGGTGCGCTGTCCTCCGTCTCCGGCCTGATCGTGCTCGTCGGCAGCGCCGCCACCGGCTCCCTGCTCGACTCGGGCCTGCCCGCCGCGGTGCCGTGGCTGGTCCTCGCGGCCGTGCCGGCGCTGGCGGTGGCGCTGCTGCCGCGCCGGGAGGGGCGGGCGGCCCCGGCGGCCTGA
- a CDS encoding ABC transporter permease subunit, protein MAALVGAIGLLPWLSRTDPALTVLKARSADRDPTPETLRAVRDQLGLDDGPSALLGRWLGGLLHGDAGTSWVSGTQVLPGVVQALGVSLLLMAGALVVAAGTATAVCARTLRLGSRRRLGTRGPGGTATAVLAALPEFLVASVLASVIGVQLGWLPALGWYGPQWMVLPSLALGLPAGAVLGRMLDDLLPGAFAEPWALAAAARGVPPKSVARQAVRRCVPALLPNLGLFVVGLTGGSVAVEQIFDIPGLGRLTLQAALAQDLPVLQTGTLALVLLAAAAGILARLTARLLIGPALRDGALHSLHPPGPPAPRTLPLLYGALLAAVIGFGLPRDALALDALGRLQAPSPAHPFGTDALGRDVLARVSHGALTTLGTALAVSAAALAVGLLLGLLPRLSGPLVDLVSAVPPVLAGLLVAGVAGSGPWTPAVAVGVVAWAPLAAHTSSLLRQERATTHLAATRALGAGRRYLLWHELLPAVLPPVARHALIRLPGIALSLAALGFLGLGAQPPSPEWGLLLAENQPYAERAPWAVLFPAAVLALLGALAVTAAGGVRLPRRRERSESPAGPPGEPVESAPGRNRPDALLVPVSTSPTEER, encoded by the coding sequence ATGGCCGCCCTGGTGGGCGCGATCGGCCTGCTGCCCTGGCTGTCGCGCACCGACCCGGCGCTGACCGTGCTCAAGGCCCGCTCGGCCGACCGCGACCCGACACCCGAGACGCTGCGGGCCGTCCGTGACCAACTCGGCCTCGACGACGGCCCGTCGGCCCTGCTCGGCCGCTGGCTGGGCGGGCTGCTGCACGGGGACGCGGGCACCTCGTGGGTGTCCGGCACGCAGGTGCTGCCCGGCGTGGTGCAGGCGCTCGGCGTGTCGCTGCTGCTGATGGCGGGGGCCCTCGTGGTCGCGGCGGGCACGGCGACGGCGGTGTGCGCCCGTACGCTCCGGCTCGGCTCGCGGCGGCGGCTCGGTACGCGCGGCCCCGGCGGCACGGCGACCGCCGTGCTGGCGGCGCTGCCCGAGTTCCTCGTCGCCTCGGTGCTGGCCTCCGTGATCGGCGTGCAGCTGGGCTGGCTGCCGGCCCTGGGCTGGTACGGGCCGCAGTGGATGGTGCTGCCCTCGCTGGCCCTCGGCCTGCCCGCCGGGGCGGTCCTCGGGCGGATGCTGGACGACCTGCTGCCCGGCGCGTTCGCCGAGCCCTGGGCGCTGGCCGCCGCCGCGCGCGGGGTGCCGCCGAAGTCCGTGGCGCGGCAGGCGGTGCGCCGCTGCGTGCCCGCGCTGCTGCCGAACCTGGGCCTGTTCGTGGTCGGTCTGACCGGCGGCTCGGTCGCCGTCGAGCAGATCTTCGACATCCCCGGCCTGGGCCGGCTCACCCTGCAGGCCGCCCTGGCCCAGGACCTGCCCGTGCTGCAGACCGGCACGCTCGCGCTCGTCCTGCTCGCGGCCGCCGCCGGGATCCTCGCCCGGCTCACGGCCCGGCTGCTGATCGGGCCCGCGCTGCGCGACGGCGCCCTGCACTCCCTGCACCCGCCCGGTCCGCCCGCGCCCCGTACGCTGCCCCTGCTGTACGGGGCGCTGCTCGCCGCCGTCATCGGCTTCGGCCTGCCCCGTGACGCGCTCGCCCTGGACGCCCTGGGCCGGCTGCAAGCCCCTTCCCCGGCGCACCCGTTCGGCACGGACGCGCTCGGCCGGGACGTCCTCGCCCGGGTCTCCCACGGCGCGCTGACCACCCTCGGCACCGCCCTCGCGGTGAGCGCCGCCGCGCTGGCCGTGGGCCTGCTGCTGGGGCTGCTGCCGCGGCTGTCCGGGCCGCTGGTCGATCTCGTCAGCGCCGTACCGCCCGTCCTGGCCGGTCTGCTCGTCGCCGGCGTCGCGGGCAGCGGTCCCTGGACACCGGCGGTCGCCGTGGGCGTCGTGGCCTGGGCCCCGCTGGCCGCGCACACCTCCTCCCTGCTGCGCCAGGAGCGGGCGACCACCCACCTGGCCGCCACCCGCGCGCTGGGCGCCGGGCGCCGCTATCTGCTGTGGCACGAACTGCTGCCCGCCGTGCTGCCGCCGGTGGCCCGGCACGCGCTGATCCGGCTGCCCGGCATCGCGCTGAGCCTCGCGGCGCTCGGCTTCCTCGGCCTGGGCGCCCAGCCGCCGTCGCCCGAGTGGGGCCTGCTGCTCGCCGAGAACCAGCCGTACGCCGAGCGCGCCCCCTGGGCCGTCCTGTTCCCCGCCGCCGTGCTCGCCCTGCTCGGGGCGCTCGCGGTGACGGCCGCGGGCGGCGTACGGCTGCCCCGGCGGCGCGAGCGGTCCGAAAGCCCGGCCGGACCGCCCGGGGAACCGGTCGAATCCGCCCCGGGGCGGAACCGCCCTGACGCCCTCCTCGTCCCCGTGTCCACCTCACCGACAGAAGAACGATGA
- a CDS encoding GNAT family N-acetyltransferase yields MRDYTIREATAADVDGARVVMLDTVYRDFDTGYVPRWHADIIDPVSFYLAPPRHTLLVAVDERDGTVAATAALDARGPAHPPNPRWLAERFPSGETAQLRRVYVRPEHRRRGLARELVAELLEFARADGGYRSVYLHTYPHSPGAMGLWRALGKVLCDEREDVPGGGSGVVHFEIPFA; encoded by the coding sequence ATGCGCGACTACACCATCAGGGAAGCCACGGCAGCCGACGTCGACGGGGCCCGGGTGGTGATGCTCGACACCGTGTACCGCGACTTCGACACCGGTTACGTGCCGCGGTGGCACGCCGACATCATCGACCCGGTGTCGTTCTACCTCGCGCCGCCGCGGCACACGCTCCTGGTGGCCGTGGACGAGCGCGACGGGACGGTGGCGGCCACGGCGGCGCTCGACGCGCGCGGGCCGGCACATCCGCCGAACCCGCGCTGGCTGGCCGAACGGTTCCCCTCGGGGGAGACCGCGCAGCTGCGGCGGGTGTACGTGCGCCCCGAGCACCGGCGGCGGGGCCTGGCCCGGGAACTCGTGGCGGAACTGCTGGAGTTCGCGCGGGCCGACGGCGGTTACCGGTCCGTCTACCTGCACACGTATCCGCACTCACCCGGCGCGATGGGCCTGTGGCGGGCGCTGGGCAAGGTGCTGTGCGACGAGCGCGAGGACGTGCCCGGCGGGGGCAGCGGGGTCGTGCACTTCGAGATCCCCTTCGCCTGA
- a CDS encoding VOC family protein, with the protein MITTEYAPGSPCWLDLGAPDVPAAAAFYGAVLGWEYESMGESEDFEGGMFKKDGKTVAGLGKLTEEGARSAWMLYYCVTDADATTQAVRQAGGTVRVAPMDLDEWGRMAQFSDPLGGQFAVWQPGTNRGMELVDQPGSLSWVELYTSDAAAAKEFYGGLFGWQFSDTPLPGGGGTYTLITPAGLPEERMHGGLMEMGKENLSLANGQPYWHPVFAVEDCDAAVARVRENGGSVQMGPEDAEGVGRLAVCLDPANADFVVLTPAES; encoded by the coding sequence ATGATCACCACGGAGTACGCCCCCGGTTCCCCCTGCTGGCTCGACCTCGGCGCCCCGGACGTCCCCGCCGCCGCGGCCTTCTACGGCGCGGTGCTCGGCTGGGAGTACGAGTCCATGGGCGAGAGCGAGGACTTCGAAGGCGGGATGTTCAAGAAGGACGGCAAGACCGTCGCCGGACTCGGCAAGCTCACCGAGGAGGGCGCCCGCTCGGCCTGGATGCTCTACTACTGCGTCACCGACGCGGACGCCACGACCCAGGCCGTGCGGCAGGCGGGCGGCACCGTGCGGGTGGCGCCGATGGACCTCGACGAGTGGGGCCGCATGGCGCAGTTCAGCGACCCCCTGGGCGGCCAGTTCGCCGTCTGGCAGCCGGGGACGAACCGGGGCATGGAGCTGGTGGACCAGCCGGGCTCGCTGTCGTGGGTGGAGCTGTACACGAGCGACGCCGCGGCGGCGAAGGAGTTCTACGGCGGCCTCTTCGGCTGGCAGTTCAGCGACACGCCGCTGCCCGGCGGCGGGGGCACGTACACGCTCATCACCCCCGCCGGCCTGCCCGAGGAGCGCATGCACGGCGGCCTCATGGAGATGGGCAAGGAGAACCTCTCGCTGGCGAACGGACAGCCGTACTGGCACCCGGTCTTCGCGGTCGAGGACTGCGACGCCGCGGTGGCCAGGGTGAGGGAGAACGGCGGCAGCGTGCAGATGGGCCCCGAGGACGCGGAGGGCGTCGGCCGGCTGGCCGTCTGCCTCGACCCGGCGAACGCGGACTTCGTGGTGCTCACCCCGGCGGAGAGCTGA
- a CDS encoding class I SAM-dependent methyltransferase, whose amino-acid sequence MVADWEWDDTLFSGTAAYYERGRLPYAPGLADALAEALRLDGRGRLIDVGCGPGTIALRLAHLFGEIVGVDPDGGMIAEAARGAADRGVADKSRWVRARAEALPAGLGTFSVAVFGQSFHWMDRDPVAATVRDMLRPGGALVHISDLKTEVRTVDGLPYPAVPCTAVDELVRRYLGPVRRAGRGVLPRGTPGGEAEVFARAGFTGPRRLVVPGGQALERSVDDVVAWVFSMSFSAPHLFGGRRDDFEADLRRLLREASASGRFSERGPSTEVFVWGKGPSAG is encoded by the coding sequence GTGGTCGCCGACTGGGAGTGGGACGACACGCTGTTCTCCGGGACGGCCGCCTACTACGAGCGGGGGCGGCTGCCGTACGCGCCCGGGCTGGCGGACGCGCTCGCCGAGGCGCTGCGGCTCGACGGGCGGGGGCGCCTCATCGACGTGGGCTGCGGGCCCGGGACCATCGCGCTGCGCCTCGCGCATCTGTTCGGCGAGATCGTCGGCGTGGACCCGGACGGCGGCATGATCGCCGAAGCCGCGCGGGGAGCCGCCGACCGGGGCGTCGCGGACAAGTCCCGGTGGGTGCGGGCCCGTGCCGAAGCCCTGCCCGCGGGGCTCGGCACGTTCTCCGTCGCCGTCTTCGGCCAGTCCTTCCACTGGATGGACCGGGACCCGGTCGCGGCGACCGTCCGCGACATGCTCCGGCCCGGCGGGGCCCTCGTGCACATCTCCGACCTGAAGACGGAGGTCCGGACCGTCGACGGCCTGCCGTACCCGGCGGTGCCCTGCACGGCGGTGGACGAACTGGTCAGGCGTTACCTGGGGCCGGTGCGGCGAGCGGGCCGCGGCGTGCTGCCGCGGGGGACGCCGGGCGGTGAGGCCGAGGTGTTCGCCCGGGCGGGATTCACCGGCCCCCGGCGGCTCGTCGTGCCCGGTGGGCAGGCGCTGGAGCGGAGCGTCGACGACGTCGTCGCCTGGGTGTTCTCGATGTCGTTCTCGGCTCCGCACCTGTTCGGAGGGCGGCGGGACGACTTCGAGGCGGACCTGCGCCGGCTGCTGCGGGAGGCCTCCGCGTCGGGCCGGTTCTCCGAACGGGGCCCGAGCACGGAGGTGTTCGTGTGGGGGAAGGGCCCGTCCGCGGGCTGA
- a CDS encoding SDR family oxidoreductase, with protein sequence MTTQPPRSTRQTQAYLSELFSLEGRVAVVTGGSSGIGRAITAALARAGASVVVVARTEAGLTATVGELTAQGCRAAWVSADLSTRAGVRTAAERAVEAFGEPDILVNSAGINLRPPMDELTEDVWDATMAVNLEAPFLLGQRFGPGMAERGYGRILHISSQQAHRAFVQSGAYGASKGGLEALARSQAEAWSPRGVTCNVLVPGFVMTPLNARLSSDPEKVAALAARTMIGRNGLAEDFAGAAVFLASPASSYVTGQSVFVDGGLSVH encoded by the coding sequence ATGACGACGCAGCCGCCGCGGTCGACCCGGCAGACACAGGCCTATCTCTCCGAGCTGTTCTCCCTGGAGGGCCGGGTGGCGGTGGTCACGGGCGGCAGCTCGGGCATCGGCCGCGCCATCACCGCCGCCCTCGCCCGGGCCGGGGCGAGCGTCGTGGTCGTGGCCCGCACCGAGGCCGGCCTGACGGCGACGGTCGGGGAACTGACGGCCCAGGGCTGCCGCGCCGCGTGGGTCAGCGCGGACCTGAGCACGCGCGCGGGGGTGCGGACGGCCGCCGAGCGGGCGGTCGAGGCGTTCGGGGAGCCCGACATCCTCGTCAACAGCGCCGGCATCAACCTGCGTCCGCCGATGGACGAGCTCACCGAGGACGTCTGGGACGCCACGATGGCCGTCAACCTGGAGGCGCCCTTCCTGCTGGGGCAGCGCTTCGGCCCCGGCATGGCCGAGCGCGGGTACGGGCGGATCCTGCACATCAGCTCGCAGCAGGCGCACCGGGCGTTCGTCCAGAGCGGCGCCTACGGCGCCTCCAAGGGCGGGCTGGAGGCATTGGCGCGGTCCCAGGCCGAGGCGTGGTCGCCGCGCGGCGTCACCTGCAACGTCCTGGTCCCGGGCTTCGTCATGACACCGCTCAACGCGCGGCTGTCGTCGGACCCGGAGAAGGTGGCCGCCCTCGCCGCCCGCACGATGATCGGGCGCAACGGCCTGGCCGAGGACTTCGCAGGCGCGGCGGTCTTCCTGGCGAGCCCGGCCTCGTCCTACGTCACCGGGCAGTCGGTCTTCGTCGACGGCGGGCTGTCCGTCCACTGA
- a CDS encoding DUF4396 domain-containing protein, which yields MDHTTHNPAEHSHGTASWGTAVKATLHCLTGCAIGEILGMVIGTALGWGNLPTMVLAIGLAFLFGYSFTLFAVLRAGLGLAAAVKVALAADTVSITVMEFVDNAIIALTPGAMDAHLTDALFWSALLGGFVVAFVITTPVNKWMIGRGKGHAVVHAHH from the coding sequence ATGGACCACACCACTCACAACCCCGCGGAGCACTCGCACGGGACGGCGTCCTGGGGGACCGCCGTGAAGGCGACGCTGCACTGTCTGACCGGGTGTGCGATCGGCGAGATCCTCGGCATGGTGATCGGCACCGCGCTGGGATGGGGCAACCTGCCCACCATGGTGCTGGCGATCGGGCTGGCGTTCCTCTTCGGCTACTCGTTCACCCTGTTCGCCGTCCTGCGGGCCGGCCTCGGGCTCGCGGCGGCGGTCAAGGTCGCGCTGGCCGCGGACACGGTCTCGATCACGGTGATGGAGTTCGTCGACAACGCGATCATCGCTCTCACCCCGGGCGCGATGGACGCCCACCTGACGGACGCGCTGTTCTGGTCGGCGCTGCTGGGCGGTTTCGTCGTCGCCTTCGTGATCACGACCCCGGTCAACAAATGGATGATCGGCCGGGGCAAGGGCCACGCCGTCGTCCACGCCCACCACTGA
- a CDS encoding sigma-70 family RNA polymerase sigma factor, producing the protein MITPAPPLATARPASADESATAWALAARGGDSAAVDRFVRALHRDVIRYVAHLCADPQAVDDLAQDTFLRALGSLHRFEGRSSARAWLLAIARRAVADSIRGSAVRPRPADLPDWELAVEHAQPCGLPGFDDGVALRELLAALPRERREAFVLTQLLGLPYAEAAELSDCPVGTVRSRVARARATLMTLLAEAEEARPPASPAPVAA; encoded by the coding sequence GTGATCACTCCTGCCCCGCCCCTCGCCACCGCGAGACCGGCCTCGGCCGACGAGTCGGCGACCGCCTGGGCGCTGGCCGCCCGGGGCGGTGACTCCGCGGCCGTCGACCGGTTCGTGCGCGCCCTGCACCGCGACGTCATCCGGTACGTCGCCCATCTGTGCGCCGATCCGCAGGCCGTGGACGATCTGGCACAGGACACGTTCCTGCGGGCGCTCGGCAGCCTGCACCGGTTCGAGGGCCGCTCCTCGGCCCGCGCCTGGCTGCTCGCCATCGCCCGGCGCGCGGTGGCCGACAGCATCCGCGGCAGCGCCGTACGCCCTCGCCCCGCCGACCTGCCGGACTGGGAGCTGGCGGTCGAGCACGCCCAGCCGTGCGGCCTGCCCGGCTTCGACGACGGCGTGGCGCTGCGGGAGCTGCTGGCCGCGCTGCCGCGGGAGCGGCGCGAGGCGTTCGTCCTCACCCAGCTGCTCGGACTGCCGTACGCGGAGGCCGCCGAGCTGAGCGACTGCCCGGTCGGCACGGTCCGCTCCCGAGTGGCCCGCGCCCGGGCCACGCTCATGACCCTCCTGGCCGAGGCGGAGGAGGCCCGGCCGCCGGCGTCCCCCGCGCCGGTCGCGGCCTGA